From the genome of Psychrilyobacter atlanticus DSM 19335, one region includes:
- a CDS encoding RAMP superfamily CRISPR-associated protein, whose amino-acid sequence MDFSKFQNKYIIEGTLSVYSLHIGKYRPEENFDSPTIKYLNNIAYIPGSNFRDRFQYKLKTLVNLGLTLEDRKLHVLDIKEIFGNINTRKNSNNVGGKIYIEDLIIEPNNKNSIYDGITINRGVGIRKKNNKFDYNIIENSTFKLNIILENLQDYEVDLINIGLNLMKDDMFGQKTTGEIGRCKLNIDRVKYITKDTLNDYLFHGKMKTETQEILNKGKISLNIEK is encoded by the coding sequence ATGGATTTTAGCAAATTTCAGAATAAATATATAATAGAAGGAACTTTATCAGTCTATTCCTTACACATTGGGAAATATAGACCAGAGGAAAATTTTGATTCTCCTACTATAAAATATTTAAATAATATAGCGTATATTCCCGGGTCAAACTTTAGAGATCGTTTTCAATATAAATTAAAAACTTTAGTAAATTTAGGACTTACCCTTGAAGATAGAAAATTACATGTTTTGGATATCAAGGAAATTTTTGGAAATATCAACACAAGAAAAAACTCTAACAATGTGGGAGGAAAGATCTATATAGAAGACCTTATAATAGAACCAAATAATAAAAACTCTATCTATGACGGTATAACTATAAATAGAGGTGTCGGAATAAGAAAAAAAAATAATAAATTTGATTATAATATCATCGAAAATTCAACTTTTAAATTAAATATAATACTAGAAAATTTGCAAGATTATGAGGTCGATCTAATAAATATAGGATTAAACCTTATGAAAGATGATATGTTTGGTCAGAAAACAACAGGTGAAATTGGAAGGTGTAAATTGAATATTGACAGGGTTAAATATATAACTAAAGATACTTTAAATGACTATTTATTCCATGGTAAAATGAAGACAGAAACCCAGGAAATTTTAAATAAAGGAAAAATAAGTTTGAATATAGAAAAGTAA